In Mytilus edulis chromosome 4, xbMytEdul2.2, whole genome shotgun sequence, the following proteins share a genomic window:
- the LOC139518665 gene encoding uncharacterized protein: MHSYPNSSFEAHTRSEQRSVVYRGHAPAQYSATGHGYGGSAQYGMSTEMRETSFVNGGYRHNPPSIQSIDQYPNDRLDHSYHSDNTQAIEQSGMGNPSSGGPYVESPSISSMDETQVQTTSSEMMERAHVNEGYTHRPPSIQSIEQYPTNRMDHGYHYNNPQAMEQPGMANPCNHGIYVMPPCSPTMDGAREGENKKHRKTKRDSIRVILTRVCSAILVITDCVLDWMQSNDMTTPSDIISDISGYNGFTPQPIKECTSREDIAEKYKYFTIAGTVLSVIQLANIIFQIYSEVQFMREKKQAVEGNDSTQKKMRDKILKYPKKLLDGRTETLYSVLFIEIPQGLLLLRYQDACVSLCSKDLKGKHLSKRIWSAANGGIALLNNAFRYLTCSLMCEEEVEEDDKPGCCSGGGGGKCVGCIRCLFKCLCPCLCCFHRYECLMFSCWICVNKYSFL, from the exons ATGCATAGTTATCCTAATTCATCGTTTGAAGCACACACCAGAAGTGAACAACGTTCTGTTGTTTATAGGGGACATGCTCCAGCCCAGTATTCTGCAACAGGACATGGTTATGGCGGTTCAGCACAGTATGGAATGTCCACAGAAATGAGGGAAACATCTTTTGTAAATGGGGGATATAGGCACAATCCACCATCAATCCAATCAATCGACCAATATCCCAATGACAGATTGGACCATTCTTATCACAGTGACAACACCCAGGCAATAGAACAATCAGGGATGGGTAACCCATCTAGTGGAGGACCGTATGTCGAGTCACCGTCAATTTCTTCAATGGACGAAACCCAAGTGCAAACGACATCCAGTGAAATGATGGAAAGGGCTCATGTAAATGAAGGATATACACATAGACCCCCATCAATCCAATCAATCGAACAATATCCTACTAACAGAATGGACCATGGTTATCACTATAACAACCCCCAAGCAATGGAACAACCAGGTATGGCTAATCCATGCAATCATGGAATATATGTTATGCCACCTTGTTCTCCTACAATGGACGGTGCACGAGAGGGGGAAAACAAAAAGCATCGAAAGACAAAACGAGATTCAATTCGTGTTATCCTTACCAGAGTTTGCTCAGCTATATTGGTCATCACAGACTGTGTATTGGACTGGATGCAGTCTAATGATATGACAACACCCTCCGACATTATCTCAGATATTTCTGGTTATAACGGTTTTACACCACAACCTATAAAAGAATGCACAAGTAGAGAAGATATCGCAGAGAAGTATAAGTATTTTACCATTGCGGGGACAGTTCTCTCAGTGATCCAGCTGGCTAATATCATCTTCCAAATTTACAGCGAGGTTCAGTTCATGAGGGAGAAAAAGCAAGCGGTTGAAGGCAATGATAGCACTCAGAAGAAAATGAGggataagattttgaaatatcctAAAAAATTACTGGATGGTAGGACAGAAACTCTTTATTCTGTTTTATTCATAGAAATTCCACAAGGACTTCTTCTCCTCCGTTACCAAGATGCGTGTGTATCTCTTTGTAGCAAGGATTTAAAGGGTAAACATCTATCTAAACGTATTTGGTCTGCCGCTAATGGAGGTATTGCACTTTTGAACAATGCTTTTCGTTATCTTACATGTTCTCTAATGTGTGAAGAAGAAGTTGAGGAAGATGACAAACCCGGATGTTGCAGCGGTGGTGGAGGAGGAAAGTGTGTTGGCTGTATAAGATGTCTCTTCAAATGCCTTTGTCCCTGTTTATGCTGCTTCCATCG ATACGAATGCCTTATGTTTAGCTGTTGGATTTGTGtaaacaaatattcttttttgTAG